Proteins encoded by one window of Panicum virgatum strain AP13 chromosome 7N, P.virgatum_v5, whole genome shotgun sequence:
- the LOC120681869 gene encoding uncharacterized protein LOC120681869, giving the protein MLSSFHRVPQVSALVPKPCRHRQAATRRELRSRTSVSRRRAPPFRPALLNPPMAALSSTTHRSAAARRHHHRRGSPRPPHAPPPLPCSRHGLPLSKSSSLSASSASVHVKDLVQQFKEDQGANCTNQDSVTELSENEPVEPAESIEPEPGVQFVVEPEANQGNHRSPVSLYVFRLDGLCFCKHNVFKPCFIGWVVATAEFLRYHHLSLTYTRH; this is encoded by the exons ATGCTCTCCTCGTTCCATCGCGTTCCGCAAGTTTCCGCGCTCGTTCCCAAGCCATGCCGCCATCGGCAAGCTGCTACTCGCCGCGAGCTGCGCTCACGCACCTCtgtgtcgcgccgccgagcgcctCCATTCCGCCCGGCCCTGCTGAACCCTCCCATGGCCGCCCTGTCGTCGACCACTCACCGGagtgccgccgcacgccgccaccaccaccgccgag GTAGCCCTCGTCCCCCTCATGCTCCCCCGCCCCTCCCTTGCAGCCGGCATGGCCTCCCCTTGTCAAAATCGAGCTCCCTGAGTGCCTCCTCTGCTTCAGTTCACGTGAAGGACCTTGTGCAGCAATTCAAAGAAGACCAGGGGGCTAACTGCACAAACCAAGACTCAG tgactgaactgtcggagaacgaacccgttgaGCCTGCCGAGTCCatcgagcctgaacccggagtccagttcgtggtcgagcccgaagctaaccaag GCAATCATCGTTCACCAGTGTCTCTATATGTCTTCCGCCTGGATGGACTCTGCTTCTGCAAGCATAATGTTTTTAAACCCTGTTTCATTGGCTGGGTAGTTGCTACTGCTGAGTTTCTTAGGTACCATCATTTGTCTCTCACGTACACACGGCATTAA